In Nicotiana tabacum cultivar K326 chromosome 17, ASM71507v2, whole genome shotgun sequence, one DNA window encodes the following:
- the LOC107816466 gene encoding sulfite exporter TauE/SafE family protein 5 → MNCHNSYLKWTFFLIFLTTCRFSIAKQTNLASDIPKLDQFLNAIYEWRANQQQKQADTGLKLLEAPTVVAGVLCFLAASISSAGGVGGGGLYVPILTIIAGVDLKTASSFSAFMVTGGSIANVVCNMFIKNGGKILIDFDIALLSQPCMLLGVSIGVICNRVLPEWLITIQFAVFLGFCTFKTCKSGFCFWKLESEVEVMRRNGNQELENGLLKNESFGGAEPLLEKEEKGLGSSSIPWMKMGVLVMFWFSFFFLYLLRGNRYGQGIIPMEVCGVGYWIISSVQFPLAIIFTSWILYNRETQHNIPSKKQEGSSETKHGPSGKLIFPLMALLAGVLGGVFGIGGGMLISPLLIQVGITPEVTAATCSFMVFFSSSMSAVQYLLLGMEQVDNALIFALVCCVASIVGLVVVQRAIEHHGRASLIVFSVGIVMALSTVLMTSFGAVDIWRDYTSGNYMGFKLPC, encoded by the exons ATGAATTGTCACAACAGCTACCTAAAATGgacattctttcttatttttcttaccACCTGCAGATTTTCTATAGCAAAACAAACAAACCTCGCTTCAGATATACCCAAATTGGATCAATTCTTGAATGCAATCTATGAATGGAGGGCTAATCAGCAGCAAAAACAAGCAGATACCGGTCTAAAATTACTTGAAGCTCCCACTGTAGTAGCAGGGGTGCTCTGTTTTTTAGCAGCCTCTATATCAAGTGCTGGTGGGGTTGGAGGTGGAGGTTTATATGTACCAATTCTCACTATAATAGCTGGTGTAGACCTCAAAACAGCCTCCAGCTTTTCTGCATTTATGGTCACAGGTGGCTCTATTGCTAATGTTGTTTGTAACATGTTCATTAAAAATGGTGGCAAgattttgattgattttgatATAGCATTGCTGTCGCAGCCGTGCATGTTATTGGGTGTTAGCATTGGAGTTATATGCAACCGTGTTCTCCCGGAATGGCTCATCACTATACAATTTGCTGTTTTTCTTGGTTTTTGCACTTTCAAGACATGTAAATCAGGGTTTtgtttttggaagttggaatCGGAAGTGGAGGTGATGAGGAGAAATGGGAATCAAGAATTGGAGAATGGGTTGCTGAAAAATGAAAGTTTTGGTGGAGCTGAGCCTTTGTTGGAGAAGGAAGAAAAGGGATTAGGAAGCAGCAGCATTCCATGGATGAAAATGGGGGTGTTGGTGATGTTCTggttttccttctttttcctcTACCTTCTTCGTGGAAATCGATATGGACAA GGGATTATTCCTATGGAGGTGTGTGGAGTTGGATATTGGATCATCTCATCAGTGCAGTTTCCTTTGGCTATCATCTTTACATCATGGATCTTGTATAATAGAGAAACTCAGCATAACATACCTTCCAAAAAGCAG GAAGGAAGCAGTGAAACAAAACATGGACCTTCAGGGAAGCTCATATTCCCATTAATGGCACTACTAGCAGGGGTTCTGGGCGGCGTTTTtggaattggtggtggaatgctaATTAGTCCCCTTCTTATCCAAGTTGGAATAACTCCTGAA GTGACAGCAGCAACCTGTTCATTCATGGTTTTTTTCTCCTCTAGCATGTCTGCTGTGCAATATCTATTGCTAGGGATGGAGCAGGTGGATAATGCCCTAATCTTTGCGCTTGTCTGTTGTGTTGCCTCGATCGTTGGATTAGTAGTAGTTCAGAGAGCCATAGAACATCATGGGAGAGCATCCCTCATTGTGTTTTCTGTTGGCATAGTTATGGCTTTAAGCACTGTTCTCATGACCAGTTTTGGAGCTGTTGATATCTGGAGGGATTACACTAGTGGGAATTACATGGGTTTCAAGCTGCCTTgttga